Proteins from a genomic interval of Lolium perenne isolate Kyuss_39 chromosome 1, Kyuss_2.0, whole genome shotgun sequence:
- the LOC127304115 gene encoding uncharacterized protein: protein MIKVHVRFSSEEFWVNFHCRFHDWRLGEHKNQVLSADEGALACSAPVRGGTLSCCSLAWKKALLLFHVRPEVSESGSALAVDALSVVKRVLLAKKYGANIIVAVMISQRNHSRSIILKCQALDGTFLKVRTISIQ, encoded by the exons ATGATTAAAGTTCATGTTCGATTTAGCAGTGAGGAATTTTGGGTAAATTTCCATTGTAGATTTCACGACTGGAGGCTAGGGGAGCACAAGAACCAGGTGCTATCAGCTGACGAAGGAGCTTTGGCGTGTTCGGCACCCGTGCGTGGTGGCACTCTGAGCTGCTGCTCCTTGGCCTGGAAGAAGGCTCTTCTCCTCTTCCACG TTAGGCCTGAAGTTAGTGAGTCTGGAAGTGCTTTAGCGGTTGATGCTCTCTCCGTGGTTAAACGTGTTCTACTAGCAAAGAAGTACGGTGCAAACATTATTGTAGCTG TGATGATAAGCCAAAGGAATCATTCCCGGAGCATTATACTCAAATGTCAAGCATTAGATGGCACCTTTCTGAAGGTTAGAACCATTTCAATACAATGA